The following proteins are co-located in the Gordonia polyisoprenivorans genome:
- a CDS encoding LysR family transcriptional regulator has translation MRDLDLRRLRMFMAVVDAPSLRVAAERLYISQQALSVAIRELERQLDVELFSRSRRTLTPTPAGVALYEGAIPLLAGGSNLAAEVKMIDDNKPDPFSIGHTPGLAPSEVFQVIEGAVLADPSLLITVKPLWPGDIRDAIMSGDVDMVLARSHTAPTDLAGAIATRHELRLAVNADNPLSKNPTCAMRDLADHPIVVSELEDDYKNMIVSYCRRAGFEPEIVVSNLRGTPPHMSVITHPDACAFVTNQPGWLYQNQIRVVSFDDPPMTPVMAMWLPNTASRIRNAILDAVGITDETE, from the coding sequence ATGCGCGATCTCGATCTTCGACGGCTGCGGATGTTCATGGCGGTGGTCGATGCCCCGTCGTTGCGGGTGGCGGCCGAGCGGCTCTACATCTCCCAGCAGGCGCTTTCTGTCGCAATTCGCGAACTCGAGCGGCAACTCGACGTCGAGTTGTTCTCTCGGTCGCGACGAACCCTGACGCCTACGCCCGCCGGGGTTGCGCTCTACGAGGGAGCGATCCCGTTGCTGGCCGGCGGGTCGAATCTCGCGGCCGAGGTCAAGATGATCGACGACAACAAGCCCGACCCGTTCTCCATCGGGCACACCCCGGGGTTGGCGCCGTCGGAGGTCTTCCAGGTCATCGAGGGTGCGGTGTTGGCCGATCCGTCGTTGCTGATCACCGTCAAGCCGCTGTGGCCGGGTGACATCCGCGACGCCATCATGTCCGGCGACGTCGACATGGTGCTCGCCCGCTCGCACACCGCGCCGACCGATCTGGCCGGTGCCATCGCCACTCGGCACGAGCTGCGACTGGCGGTCAACGCCGACAATCCGCTGTCGAAGAATCCGACGTGTGCGATGCGCGATCTCGCCGATCACCCGATTGTGGTGTCCGAACTCGAGGACGACTACAAGAACATGATCGTGTCGTACTGTCGCCGAGCGGGTTTCGAGCCGGAGATCGTCGTGTCGAATCTACGTGGAACTCCGCCGCACATGTCGGTGATCACCCATCCGGATGCGTGTGCGTTCGTCACCAATCAGCCGGGATGGTTGTACCAGAACCAGATTCGCGTCGTTTCGTTCGACGACCCGCCGATGACCCCGGTGATGGCTATGTGGCTGCCGAACACTGCGTCGAGGATCCGGAACGCCATCCTCGACGCGGTCGGGATCACTGACGAGACAGAATGA
- a CDS encoding TetR/AcrR family transcriptional regulator has protein sequence MTTTTSRSESRSGVRGADKFEARRSELANATLVTLAELGYARTSLREIAQNSPYSHGVLHYYFRDKLDLIAEAVKIFEAMCVTRYDEAVATSTTAGELRHGFTDMFFTTLASESSLHRLWYDLRNQTRFESALRAEVADIETRRAQMIWNVIDRYCELRGEPSRMSESLAYVTFDGIFQRGLDDLLNGVDVKALESRRLLDEAFDAL, from the coding sequence ATGACGACCACCACCTCACGTTCGGAGTCGCGCTCTGGCGTGCGTGGTGCCGACAAGTTCGAGGCGCGGCGCAGTGAGTTGGCGAATGCCACCCTGGTGACCCTTGCGGAGCTGGGATATGCGCGCACAAGCTTGCGCGAGATCGCGCAGAATTCTCCGTACTCCCACGGCGTTCTGCACTACTACTTCCGGGACAAGCTCGATCTCATCGCCGAGGCGGTGAAGATCTTCGAGGCAATGTGCGTCACGCGATACGACGAGGCCGTTGCCACCTCGACGACGGCCGGAGAGTTGCGCCACGGCTTCACCGACATGTTCTTCACCACGCTCGCCTCGGAATCGTCGTTGCATCGGCTGTGGTACGACCTCCGTAACCAGACGCGTTTCGAGTCTGCCTTGCGGGCGGAGGTTGCCGATATCGAAACCCGTCGCGCACAGATGATCTGGAACGTCATCGACCGCTACTGCGAATTGCGCGGCGAACCTTCGAGAATGTCGGAATCGTTGGCGTATGTGACGTTCGATGGCATCTTCCAGCGCGGCCTGGACGATCTCCTCAATGGCGTTGACGTCAAGGCGCTCGAATCACGCCGGCTTCTCGACGAGGCATTCGACGCGCTGTAA
- a CDS encoding TetR/AcrR family transcriptional regulator C-terminal domain-containing protein produces MTTARRGSREAGKATRTALLRAAGEVFAEVGETASVAQICARADAFPNQVTYYFGSKEQLFVEVACTAVLRAGWHAEQAAASATTVRDYTRILVETLLGPQSRSVELFTIAMLLVSRRTDLRPHITETLSTLHDRGEAALLDTLVRTGWRLRAEIGVEARAFWSAIFGLTVQNAATGDELGTSAAQAVTVLFTNMGIPDSVLDQPLTPTGKVSP; encoded by the coding sequence GTGACCACTGCGCGCCGAGGCAGCCGCGAGGCCGGCAAGGCCACCCGAACCGCTCTGCTGCGTGCGGCCGGCGAGGTGTTCGCCGAGGTCGGGGAGACCGCGTCGGTGGCGCAGATCTGCGCCCGGGCCGACGCCTTTCCCAATCAGGTCACCTACTACTTCGGGTCCAAGGAGCAGTTGTTCGTCGAGGTGGCGTGTACGGCGGTGCTGCGTGCCGGTTGGCATGCCGAGCAAGCGGCCGCGTCGGCGACAACGGTCCGTGACTACACCCGCATACTCGTCGAGACTCTCCTCGGCCCGCAGTCGCGCAGCGTCGAGCTGTTCACCATCGCCATGCTGTTGGTGTCGCGTCGCACCGATCTACGCCCCCACATCACCGAGACGCTGTCCACCCTGCACGACCGCGGCGAGGCCGCGCTCCTCGACACCCTGGTCCGCACCGGATGGCGGCTGCGCGCCGAGATCGGCGTCGAGGCCCGGGCCTTCTGGTCGGCGATCTTCGGTCTGACCGTCCAAAATGCCGCCACCGGAGACGAATTGGGGACATCCGCCGCCCAGGCCGTCACCGTTCTGTTCACCAATATGGGCATCCCCGACAGCGTGCTCGACCAGCCGCTAACCCCAACCGGAAAGGTATCGCCGTGA
- the oxdA gene encoding aliphatic aldoxime dehydratase yields the protein MESAIDTHLVCPRSISRRVPDDYQPPFSMFVGRADQKIKQVTMAYLGVQSKGAERRADALAAVTTLVSSVEGPDGAGHYDITHHVDNQGYDNYIVVGYWDDPDVFGRWLDSADVEQWWSSEDRLSEPVGYFREVVAPRVDQLETLYAFTDELPGVGQLMNDISGDINEHGYWGSMRERIPLSQTSWMQPAGEDVLRIVSGDPAAGGRVVVAGHDNIALIRSGQDWREAGEQERALYLDEIQPTLQQGMDFLRDHGAEHGCYSNRLVQNIDIDGNPLDETYNIGHWRSLEKLERWAESHPTHLRIFTTFFKVVANLDKLRLYHEVSVSDTSDQIFEYINCHPATGLMRDAQPA from the coding sequence GTGGAATCAGCAATCGACACTCATCTTGTGTGTCCGAGGAGTATTTCCCGTCGTGTTCCTGACGACTATCAGCCGCCGTTCTCAATGTTCGTCGGACGTGCTGACCAGAAGATCAAACAGGTCACGATGGCGTATCTGGGGGTGCAGTCGAAGGGCGCAGAACGCCGTGCTGACGCGTTGGCGGCGGTAACGACACTGGTGTCGAGTGTGGAGGGCCCGGATGGTGCGGGGCATTACGACATCACCCACCATGTCGATAATCAGGGCTACGACAACTACATTGTCGTTGGATATTGGGATGATCCTGATGTTTTCGGCCGATGGTTGGATTCGGCGGATGTCGAGCAGTGGTGGTCGTCAGAGGATCGCCTATCTGAGCCGGTCGGGTATTTCCGGGAAGTCGTGGCTCCGCGTGTTGATCAACTGGAGACACTGTATGCGTTCACCGACGAGTTGCCCGGCGTCGGACAACTGATGAACGACATCAGTGGTGACATCAACGAGCACGGCTACTGGGGTTCGATGCGTGAACGGATCCCGTTGTCGCAGACGAGTTGGATGCAACCCGCGGGAGAGGACGTCTTACGGATCGTCTCCGGAGACCCAGCCGCTGGTGGTCGGGTGGTAGTCGCCGGCCATGACAACATTGCGTTGATCCGATCAGGTCAGGACTGGCGTGAAGCCGGAGAACAGGAGCGAGCGCTCTACCTCGACGAGATCCAGCCCACCCTGCAGCAAGGAATGGACTTCCTGCGTGATCACGGTGCTGAACACGGCTGCTACAGCAACCGTTTGGTACAAAACATCGATATCGACGGAAACCCGCTGGACGAAACCTACAACATCGGGCACTGGCGATCATTGGAGAAACTAGAGCGGTGGGCCGAATCCCATCCCACCCACCTACGAATCTTCACAACATTCTTCAAAGTTGTCGCCAACCTGGACAAACTCCGGCTCTATCACGAAGTATCAGTATCAGATACCAGTGACCAGATCTTCGAATACATCAACTGCCATCCGGCCACCGGCCTGATGCGCGACGCCCAGCCGGCCTGA
- a CDS encoding peroxiredoxin, translating to MPLLTIGDQFPAYNLTAVIGGDLSKVDAQQPDDYFTQISSDDHPGKWRIIFFWPKDFTFVCPTEIAAFGKLNDEFADRDAQVLGASVDNEFVHFQWRAQHEDLKTLPFPMLSDLKRELATAAGVLNADGVADRATFIVDPNNEVQFVSVTAGSVGRNVDEVLRVLDALQSDELCACNWRKGDPTINAGELLTASV from the coding sequence ATGCCCCTGTTGACCATCGGGGATCAGTTCCCCGCCTACAACCTCACCGCTGTGATCGGTGGCGACCTGTCGAAGGTCGACGCCCAGCAGCCCGACGACTACTTCACCCAGATCTCCAGCGATGATCATCCCGGAAAGTGGCGGATCATCTTCTTCTGGCCCAAGGACTTCACCTTCGTGTGCCCGACCGAGATCGCCGCCTTCGGCAAGCTCAACGACGAGTTCGCCGACCGCGACGCCCAGGTACTCGGCGCATCGGTGGACAACGAGTTCGTCCACTTCCAGTGGCGCGCCCAGCACGAGGACCTCAAGACCCTGCCCTTCCCGATGCTGAGCGACCTCAAGCGCGAACTGGCCACCGCAGCAGGTGTTCTCAACGCCGATGGGGTGGCCGATCGCGCCACCTTCATCGTCGACCCGAACAACGAGGTCCAGTTCGTGTCGGTCACCGCGGGTTCAGTGGGCCGCAATGTCGACGAAGTGCTCCGCGTCCTCGACGCCCTGCAGTCCGACGAACTGTGCGCATGCAATTGGCGCAAGGGCGACCCCACCATCAACGCAGGCGAACTGCTGACCGCCAGCGTCTGA
- a CDS encoding acyl-CoA dehydrogenase family protein encodes MTSTNATTTNPNDTAQPQPHLTHAVFNQSTPRVDVNEYELNPVLQEAVARHDAGWADVELREVGALVGSATFQHDAHLANTITPELHTFDRWGHRIDEVEYHPSYHRIISASISHGAHTRCWADPQAGSHVARAAVFMLFGQIEPGHACPVSMTHAVIPSLELQPDVAATWVPKALSRSYSPGLSAGKSSAIFGMSMTEKQGGSDVRANTTVARPVGAGGPGAEYLLTGHKWFCSAPMSDAFLVLAQAQGRGGEGLSCFLLPRVLPDGTRNVFRIQRLKNKLGNKSNASSEIELDGTVALMVGEPGRGVRTIIEMVAQTRLDCVLGSAAGMRQSVAEAVWHARHRAAFGATLADQPAMTAVLADLALESEAATVTAMRLARAHDEDASDTERAFRRLGTAVAKYWICKRGPHHAYEALECLGGNGYTEDFPLAMRYREQPVMAVWEGSGNVIALDVLRAMTREPESVGAFDAEVNLARGAHADLDTHLDRLRDQLGELAGLDAAAAQRNARRVVESMALALEASLLVRFSPTEVAEAFIAARLGTDRGFEYGTLPTGTDLELILSRQ; translated from the coding sequence GTGACCTCAACCAACGCAACCACCACCAACCCAAACGACACGGCACAACCGCAGCCACATCTCACCCACGCGGTCTTCAATCAGTCCACACCGCGCGTCGACGTCAACGAGTACGAGCTGAACCCCGTTCTGCAAGAAGCGGTTGCGCGTCACGACGCGGGATGGGCCGACGTTGAGCTGCGCGAGGTCGGCGCGTTGGTCGGCAGCGCGACGTTCCAGCACGACGCGCATCTGGCCAACACCATCACCCCCGAACTGCACACCTTCGACCGATGGGGCCACCGCATCGACGAGGTCGAGTACCACCCGTCGTATCACCGCATCATCTCCGCGTCGATTTCCCATGGCGCCCATACCCGTTGCTGGGCCGATCCGCAGGCAGGCTCGCATGTCGCCCGGGCCGCAGTGTTCATGCTCTTCGGTCAGATCGAGCCAGGCCATGCATGCCCGGTATCGATGACCCACGCGGTGATCCCGTCACTGGAACTGCAACCCGACGTCGCTGCCACCTGGGTACCGAAAGCACTGTCGCGCAGCTACTCTCCCGGTCTGTCCGCCGGCAAGTCATCGGCGATCTTCGGGATGTCGATGACCGAGAAGCAGGGCGGATCGGATGTCCGCGCCAACACCACCGTCGCCCGACCAGTCGGCGCGGGCGGCCCGGGTGCGGAGTACCTGCTGACCGGACACAAGTGGTTCTGCTCGGCGCCGATGTCGGATGCGTTCCTGGTGCTCGCGCAGGCGCAGGGCCGCGGCGGTGAGGGACTGTCGTGCTTCCTGCTCCCCCGCGTCCTGCCAGACGGAACCCGCAACGTCTTCCGCATCCAACGGCTGAAGAACAAGCTGGGCAACAAGTCCAACGCGTCCAGTGAGATCGAACTCGACGGCACCGTCGCGCTGATGGTCGGCGAGCCGGGCCGCGGAGTGCGCACCATCATCGAGATGGTCGCCCAGACCCGACTGGACTGCGTGCTGGGCAGTGCCGCGGGGATGCGGCAGTCCGTCGCCGAAGCGGTATGGCATGCCCGCCATCGCGCGGCATTCGGTGCGACGCTGGCCGACCAGCCGGCCATGACGGCCGTATTGGCTGATCTCGCACTGGAATCCGAGGCGGCCACGGTCACCGCGATGCGCCTGGCACGCGCCCACGACGAGGATGCCTCTGACACCGAACGTGCCTTCCGCCGCCTGGGGACCGCGGTGGCCAAGTACTGGATCTGCAAACGCGGCCCGCATCACGCCTACGAAGCCCTGGAATGCCTGGGCGGCAACGGATACACCGAGGACTTTCCGCTCGCCATGCGCTACCGCGAACAACCGGTGATGGCCGTCTGGGAGGGTTCGGGCAACGTTATCGCCCTCGACGTGCTGCGCGCCATGACCCGTGAACCGGAATCGGTCGGCGCCTTCGACGCCGAGGTGAATCTGGCGCGCGGTGCGCACGCCGACCTCGACACCCACCTCGACCGGTTGCGCGACCAGCTCGGCGAACTCGCCGGACTCGACGCCGCAGCCGCTCAGCGCAACGCGCGACGGGTCGTCGAATCGATGGCGCTGGCGCTGGAAGCATCTCTGCTCGTGCGGTTCTCACCGACTGAAGTCGCCGAGGCGTTCATCGCCGCGCGACTCGGCACCGACCGTGGATTCGAGTACGGCACCCTACCCACCGGCACCGACCTGGAGCTCATTCTGTCTCGTCAGTGA
- a CDS encoding LLM class flavin-dependent oxidoreductase, translated as MELALYLPNFREQITVAELEELTALAEELDFSSVWTLDRVIVPESSDRAEMEYAFGMMHELPKQLPVSSRGQFLQGFPLLPWLAAKTSKVRIGMSIIDTPYRAPGVLAAELATIDHLSNGRLNVAVGSGWMPEEFAAASASHIFPRRHQHLRETIEILQGIWANEVFEYHGEFADFGPSGFGAKPLQAPRPPMYFSGLKDAKRAAKRVAKYGLDGWIGIQDSPEEIAQWRAGIAGELDALDTDRTIDDLDIATMIWTVITDVDMDQTPAGKASNLLVGSERQVTDMLKHYREAGLTTLLLWPPFADVPTAKTMDDMKRLKNDILPKIDAM; from the coding sequence ATGGAACTCGCCCTGTACCTACCCAACTTTCGCGAGCAGATCACCGTCGCCGAACTCGAAGAACTGACCGCTCTCGCCGAGGAACTCGACTTCTCCTCGGTGTGGACGCTCGACCGTGTCATCGTCCCGGAGTCCTCCGATCGAGCGGAGATGGAGTACGCATTCGGAATGATGCACGAGCTCCCCAAGCAGCTACCGGTGTCTTCGCGCGGTCAGTTCCTGCAGGGATTCCCGCTGCTGCCGTGGCTGGCTGCCAAGACCTCCAAGGTCCGGATCGGCATGAGCATCATCGACACCCCGTACCGCGCACCCGGCGTGCTCGCTGCCGAACTGGCCACCATCGATCATCTGAGCAACGGACGCCTCAATGTCGCAGTGGGATCGGGCTGGATGCCCGAGGAGTTCGCAGCCGCCAGCGCCAGTCACATCTTCCCCCGCCGCCATCAGCACCTTCGCGAGACCATCGAGATCCTGCAGGGCATCTGGGCCAACGAGGTCTTCGAGTACCACGGCGAGTTCGCCGACTTCGGTCCGAGCGGATTCGGTGCCAAGCCTCTGCAGGCTCCGCGGCCACCGATGTACTTCAGCGGTCTCAAGGATGCCAAGCGGGCCGCGAAACGAGTCGCCAAGTATGGGCTCGACGGCTGGATCGGCATCCAGGACTCACCGGAGGAGATCGCGCAGTGGCGAGCGGGGATCGCCGGCGAACTCGACGCGCTCGACACCGACCGCACCATCGACGACCTCGACATCGCCACCATGATCTGGACGGTGATCACCGACGTCGACATGGATCAGACCCCGGCAGGCAAGGCGAGCAATCTGCTGGTCGGTTCTGAACGGCAGGTCACCGACATGCTCAAGCACTACCGAGAGGCGGGGCTGACCACCCTACTGCTGTGGCCGCCATTCGCCGACGTACCGACCGCAAAAACCATGGATGACATGAAACGACTCAAGAATGACATCCTGCCCAAGATCGACGCGATGTGA
- a CDS encoding ferredoxin, which yields MTARATVEVSRLCVGAGMCLAVAPEHFAFTGGGRAVGTKDVVGTAELQLVVDAAKACPARAITITDRA from the coding sequence ATGACTGCTAGAGCGACTGTGGAGGTGTCGCGGTTGTGTGTGGGAGCGGGGATGTGTTTGGCGGTTGCGCCGGAACATTTTGCTTTCACCGGTGGTGGTCGTGCTGTGGGCACGAAGGACGTGGTGGGTACGGCGGAGTTGCAGTTGGTTGTTGATGCTGCGAAAGCGTGCCCGGCTCGTGCGATAACGATTACAGACCGCGCGTGA
- a CDS encoding group I truncated hemoglobin: MSEQQDASLYDRLGGLETVEFLARILVTRAILDPTIGHVWKHKTEAEIQEEISGFVDFLGMHWGGPQVYHGPDMATAHRGMGVTEEYWDALFNDIVTPAYAEFNLPEREAKEIDEFLRSFKSVVVGSPTFREVLVANPDMNVMEGMKSVGVVWPDPGKVVAGS, translated from the coding sequence ATGAGTGAGCAGCAGGATGCTTCGTTGTATGACCGTTTGGGGGGTCTTGAGACGGTCGAGTTTTTGGCTCGGATTCTGGTGACCCGAGCGATTTTAGATCCGACGATCGGCCATGTGTGGAAACACAAGACAGAGGCCGAGATTCAGGAGGAGATCAGCGGGTTCGTCGATTTCCTGGGTATGCATTGGGGTGGCCCGCAGGTGTATCACGGACCCGACATGGCCACAGCACACCGCGGGATGGGTGTGACCGAGGAATATTGGGACGCCCTATTCAACGACATCGTCACCCCCGCGTACGCCGAGTTCAATCTGCCGGAGCGCGAAGCGAAAGAGATCGACGAATTCCTACGGTCATTCAAGTCCGTGGTCGTCGGTAGCCCCACGTTCCGTGAGGTGCTGGTGGCCAACCCCGACATGAACGTGATGGAGGGCATGAAGAGTGTGGGTGTGGTGTGGCCTGATCCTGGCAAGGTGGTTGCGGGTTCGTAG
- a CDS encoding acyl-CoA synthetase, translating into MSLAFYLDKGASLGPDAPCLTFHGESRSYREVVELSHSVANALRHSGVRPGDKVGILSANHPTSFTCVFGIARAGAVWCPINPRNGAAENAELIDRFDCTTLIYQPSFDSLIAEIAPTLPSLVNLIRLGESNGIAVGFDEWIAQAHAADPIDDEPPDDVVALVGTGGTTGRPKGVMLTSLNVQTMSSVVLMRYPFTGRPRYLALAPLTHAAGVLCFPILALGGEIVVMDQADVGEFLELIAQHRITHTFLPPTLIYMTLAQPSLDATDLSSLQCFWYGAAPISADRLAEALDRIGPMGQLFGQSEAPMMISTLAPADHRSPDGSIDHTRLTSAGKPSPLVTVAILDDKGVAVPDGERGEVCVRGPLVMKGYYNNPEATAEASEFGWHHTGDIGFLDEEGYLYIVDRAKDMIISGGFNVYSAEVEQALMAHDAVRDCAVVGLPDDKWGERVTAVITTADGTDLDTDEVIRFVKERIGSVKAPKQIEIWQDLPRSTVGKILKPSIRTTLTAH; encoded by the coding sequence GTGAGCCTCGCCTTCTATCTGGACAAGGGTGCATCCCTGGGGCCGGACGCGCCATGCCTGACTTTCCACGGCGAAAGCCGTTCCTACCGTGAAGTGGTCGAGCTGTCCCACTCTGTGGCAAACGCGTTGCGCCACTCAGGAGTTCGCCCGGGAGACAAAGTCGGCATTCTCTCCGCCAACCATCCGACCTCGTTCACGTGCGTCTTCGGCATCGCCCGCGCGGGCGCCGTCTGGTGTCCGATCAATCCGCGTAACGGGGCAGCCGAGAACGCAGAGCTGATCGATCGCTTCGACTGCACCACTCTGATCTACCAACCCTCCTTCGACTCGCTCATCGCCGAGATCGCACCCACCCTCCCGTCACTGGTGAACCTCATCCGACTCGGGGAGAGTAACGGCATCGCAGTCGGTTTCGACGAATGGATCGCCCAGGCGCACGCCGCCGACCCCATCGACGACGAGCCGCCCGACGATGTGGTCGCGCTCGTCGGAACCGGCGGCACCACCGGCCGGCCCAAGGGAGTGATGCTCACGAGCCTCAACGTGCAGACGATGTCGTCGGTGGTGCTGATGCGCTATCCCTTCACCGGCCGCCCTCGCTACCTGGCGCTGGCTCCGCTCACCCACGCCGCCGGCGTACTGTGCTTCCCCATTCTCGCCCTCGGAGGCGAGATCGTCGTGATGGATCAAGCCGACGTCGGCGAGTTCCTGGAATTGATTGCGCAGCATCGGATCACGCATACCTTCCTGCCGCCGACGCTGATCTACATGACGCTCGCCCAGCCCTCGCTCGACGCCACCGATCTCTCGTCACTGCAGTGTTTCTGGTACGGCGCGGCGCCGATCTCGGCCGACCGTCTGGCCGAGGCACTCGACCGGATCGGACCGATGGGGCAGTTATTCGGTCAGTCCGAGGCGCCGATGATGATCTCCACGTTGGCACCCGCCGATCATCGATCGCCCGACGGCAGCATCGATCACACGCGACTCACCTCAGCCGGAAAGCCCTCTCCTCTGGTGACCGTGGCCATTCTCGACGACAAGGGTGTCGCGGTCCCCGACGGTGAGCGCGGCGAAGTCTGCGTACGTGGTCCACTGGTCATGAAGGGGTACTACAACAACCCCGAGGCCACCGCGGAGGCGTCCGAATTCGGCTGGCATCACACCGGCGACATCGGCTTTCTCGACGAGGAGGGCTACCTCTACATCGTCGACCGCGCCAAGGACATGATCATCTCCGGCGGTTTCAACGTCTATTCCGCGGAGGTCGAGCAAGCGCTGATGGCCCACGACGCAGTGCGCGACTGCGCCGTCGTCGGACTGCCCGACGACAAGTGGGGAGAACGCGTCACCGCGGTCATCACCACCGCCGACGGGACCGACCTCGACACCGACGAGGTCATCCGGTTCGTCAAGGAGCGCATCGGAAGTGTGAAGGCGCCCAAGCAGATCGAGATCTGGCAAGACCTGCCCCGATCGACCGTCGGGAAGATCCTCAAGCCCAGCATCCGCACCACGCTCACCGCCCACTGA
- a CDS encoding SDR family NAD(P)-dependent oxidoreductase: MTSYDLSGRTALVTGGAQGLGAGMASALAVAGASVAVADINADLGQESAAGLRAAGAKAEFVQLDVRRESDWEAAISSVVSALGGLDIVVNNAGIEITELLVDFDPVAASDLLSINVLGTALGIKHAFRAMRPGGPAGAGGAVINIASVAATIAFPGISLYSASKSAIDRLTRVAAAESGKLGYDVRVNSIYPGLTPTAMGNKLAVETAGLGLFESPEAAAGAVAELTPLGRLGQIDDMADAVVFLASDASKFITGAGLPVDGGMGM, from the coding sequence ATGACGAGCTACGACCTGAGTGGTAGGACTGCCCTTGTCACCGGCGGAGCGCAGGGTTTGGGCGCCGGGATGGCCTCTGCCCTGGCCGTGGCGGGGGCCTCGGTGGCTGTCGCCGATATCAACGCCGACCTGGGACAAGAGAGCGCAGCCGGCCTTCGGGCCGCCGGGGCCAAGGCAGAGTTCGTCCAGCTCGACGTTCGCAGAGAATCCGACTGGGAGGCCGCCATATCCTCGGTCGTGAGTGCTCTCGGCGGCCTCGACATCGTGGTCAACAATGCCGGAATCGAGATCACCGAGTTGCTCGTCGACTTCGACCCCGTCGCCGCATCCGATCTGCTCTCGATCAACGTCCTCGGCACCGCTCTTGGCATCAAACACGCGTTCCGCGCCATGCGCCCAGGCGGACCGGCCGGAGCGGGTGGCGCAGTCATCAACATCGCCTCGGTGGCCGCGACCATCGCCTTCCCCGGCATCTCCCTCTACTCCGCATCGAAGTCCGCCATCGACCGGCTCACCCGCGTCGCGGCCGCCGAGTCGGGCAAGCTCGGCTACGACGTGCGAGTCAACAGCATTTACCCCGGTCTCACGCCAACCGCCATGGGCAACAAGCTTGCCGTGGAGACGGCGGGCCTTGGATTGTTCGAATCCCCCGAGGCCGCCGCCGGCGCGGTCGCCGAGCTCACTCCGCTGGGCCGACTCGGCCAGATCGACGACATGGCGGACGCGGTGGTCTTCCTCGCGTCCGACGCGTCGAAGTTCATCACCGGCGCCGGCCTGCCCGTCGACGGTGGAATGGGCATGTGA